AGTGAATTCGGGACTGAACATCATCCATCGCATCCCGCAGAGTTGCCACCAGTTGTGCGGAAGATCGGGTGCGAAAACCACTGTAGCGACGCAAGCCGTTTTCAATTTTGCCGCACGTCAGTTGCTGGCTTTTTTCGACCCCTTCTACCTTTTCAAGTAACTGGGAGGTGGCTTTTTTATACTCCGGCAGCACCAGTGTTACTTTTTCTTCAATCGTGGTGCCTTCCCGCAGACTGGGGAAGCGATCCACTGCAAACTGATTGGTCTCTGATTTTGGATTTTTCCACTTTCCAGTAATAGTGATGGTAAACTTGCGGGCTTCCGGTACCTGCAGTGCCACACTGTAAGCGGTTTCGCCATTACTTGCTTTGGCGGTGGTCCATTCCGCATCAGTGGAATTGTGGCTGATCCGTTCCACCTGATATTCGTTGGGCAGCAACAGGTCCACCTTTTCCACCGTGCGATATTGAGGGTAAATGGTGGCAACAAACGAAAACTTCCACGCATCACCCACAAAAAACTGAAACTGATGATCCAACTCAGACAACAAGCTCCCTGGGGTTTCATCCAGCCACAGTGTGGCCGTCAGCCCTTCTTCCAATGGCTTATCAGCTCGTTCGGCAAAGCTGTACCGGTCCTGAAGTGGGTTGTCGCTGCTGAGTTTTTTCATCTCCTCAGGCACTTTGTACCGACTTCGCAAACTGGCAGGATGATCTACCACTAATTGGCCTGTCAGGGAAATCGCCTGTCGCACGCCCCACGGACCGAGGATAATCTGTTGAGTTTTCTGATTCGACCTGCTGATGCGGTAGGTGGCTTTCACTGTCAAAATGGCATCCTGTGGCTCGGCCCATTCGGCCCGCCATTCATTTTTGCCACGTTCCGGCCGCACCAACTGTGGGGTGGGCAACGCCGTTCGGACAGCAGTCAACCGGACGGGCTCTACTTTTTCTACCACCACATCGGCGTTGGCTGGCGCCCGAAACACCCAGTCCCGCACAGAACCAGAAAGTTCATAGCGAGTTTCCAGCAGAATTTCCTTCGTTTGAACCGTCACGCGACTGCTGACATCTGCCCGACGTGGCTCTGGCTGTTGTTTTCCGGGTCGAATCCAGCGAACTTCCAGTTGATAAACCTGCCCCAGTGGGATTCCTGGCCCACCTGCCTGAAAACGGCTTCGATCTACTTCTTCACTTTCTTTGGTGAAGCTATTGCTGCCGGAAATCGCTTTTTTGATGGTGCGTTGCAATTGCAGCCTGGAAATCTCTTTCGGACCGTCAAATTGCAGCAACGTAATTAATGCCCCTGGCAGGTCCAGTCGAAAAACCTGTTCCCCACCTGGGTTGGGTGCGGCTAACTGGCTTTCAAATTCCACTTCAACGGTATGTTCACCCGGTGGCCCCACATCGACCGTTAACCCTTCTTTGGTAAACACCATATCCGGCAGGGCTTTCCCATCCAGCCGCAACGCGGTGGGTTCCAGATCCCGCAGGCCAAGTACCATCAGGCGGGACTTGGGCTGATTCTTCAGACGATATGTTAATTTGCCGCGAACAATTTCTACCAGACCCACCTTCACAATACGTGCGTCAATTTCCACCGCACGTGGTGCGAATGGAGCCAATTGTTGCAGGCGATTCCGCAATTCTTCGTTTTCACGTTCCAGATCAGCAGAGGGAGTGACTTCCGGTTGCTTTTCACCGGATTTTGGCGTAACTGGTTGTTGAGCCAACAGTTGCAGCGAAGAGCCCAAAAATGACAACAACACCATGCACCAGAGGTGGGTCGATAATCGGAGTTGTTGCACCATGACCGTAAACCTGATCCCACGTGGTATTGGTGCAGGTAATTGGGTCTGCAGAACTGCACCATTACCTATCTATGGTATCACACCAGTCGAATTTGGTAAAACAGGCATTCTGGCGATTTGAGATATTCTGGGCTGAAAAGTGGAATCGGTTGCAATAGTGGGATTGTGCCACTATTGCGGAGTTTCCCACGTGTGCGAGGCGAGATCGCGCAATCGTTGGTAGTTCGTCAGATCAAAATGCAGCGGTGTCACGGTGATATACGCTTCTTTCAGTGCCGCCTCATCTGTTCCGGGGTGGGGCTCGGCACAGGCATAATCGGCACCCAGCCAGTAATACAATCGCCCACGTGGGTCGACATTACGCACAAAACTTTCCTGGTACGGTGCATAATTTTGTGGTGTCACCTGAATCCCTTTGGGCGGCCCCAGTTCAGGTGGGGGAATATTCACATTGAACAATGAACCTTGTTCCGGCTTCAGGGCGATAATCTGTTCCACCACCTGACGTGCGTATTTTGCCCCCTGAGGAAAATCGACTTTTTTCGGATCCAGATATGCCTGGGAAACCGCAATCGCGGTATGCCGAAAAAATGCAGCCTCAACTGCTGCCGCAACCGTGCCGGAATAAAGCACATTGATGCCGGCATTCGAACCGGCATTCATCCCACTGACAACCAGATCAGGTGGTTCTTTCAGCAATTCGCACAGTGCCAGTTTCATGCAATCCGCAGGCCGACCTTCCACAGCCCAACCAATTGGCTGGCCCTGGTCGTCCTTTACTTCCTGCACAATCAGCGGCCAAAGCAGGGTTACGGAATGGCCGGCAGCACTCTGTTCGGTCGCAGGAGCACAAACCACCACTTCACCTAGCTGCTGCAATTCTTTCCGCAATGCCTGCAGACCAGGTGCGTATACCCCATCGTCGTTTGTTAACAAAATTTTCATGAATTTGATGTCCTTACCACTAAGTTAGGTTATGCACCAGGACACCTGGGCTGGGAAAAAAATGACTGGCAGCCAGCCAATTTGATCTGATGTTCGTACGAATAACAAAAATGTTCCACGTGGAACGTTTCTCATTTGTACAAATATCAGATCATCTTATCCGATCATATACGTCATTCCCGCGAAGGCGGGAATCCAGTGCTGAATCTTCAAGTACACCCAATCAGCTGAAACCCACCACAACCGTCATTCCCGCGTAGGCGGGAATCCAGCTTTTGGTACTGAAACTGACATCTCATCGGCCTCAAGCTTAACTCATCAAGCTGTTGGCCTGTGCAAATTGGCTGATGTGCACTATATTCCATTGAACAAAAATCGAGTATAATGCTTCCATGGATCGTGGCAACCATTACGAAACGGCATTCGAAGGCTATCTGCGGGACAGACGGTTGTCTTATATTGCTGTGGATGAATCCCGCCGGACGCTGATGAATGATGAAGGGATCAAAAGCGTTGACTTTCTGGTCCATTCCCGCGAAGGTGGGCGACTGCTGATCGATATCAAAGGCCGCAAGTTCCCTTATATCTGCAATGGCACCCCTCGCTACACGTGGCACAACTGGGTCAATCGGCGGGACATTTCCGATCTCCTCCGCTGGCAGGAAAGTTTCGGCGAACAGTATCTGGCGTTAATCGTGTTTATGTACTGGCTGGGGCCGATGGTTGATTTGCCAGCACCCACCCCGGATTTGTGGCATTGGAAGGGAGCACGTTATCTGGTGCGGGCCGTCGCGGTGGAAGATTATGCCCCAGTGATGAGCCTGCGTTCCGAAGTCTGGGATACGATGCACGTTTCTACGGAAGCCTTTCGCGACCTCGTCCGGCCATTCAGCGATTTTCTGGTCGATCGCAAGGCACTGGCAAATAGCAACATGGAGCAATGAAAGCCATTAAATCGACTTGATGGGTTTCCTTTAACAATTTACCCCTGGGCCACCACGACATAGTTATTTTGACAGATTTATTCAATATTAATTTGTTGGTGGTTTTTCTCAACCTTCCAAAGAATGAAAAATAGCTGGCATCTTGTTGAGTGGGCGTTACCAAGGGTACCAGCTTTTTATGTTGCAAAGCACATCACCAATCAGCGTATTTTGTAAGAAGTACTGGGATAAAATCTGCACCTAACTCATAAAAAGCTACCGACCTGTGCATCCCTTCAACTATGCGATTCATTGGGTCATTCTTTTGCACGAAAATCGGGAAAACAGGCTCTCCTTGCACGAGTAAATTCTTGATTGTTTGAATCCGATCCCTGTGGTAAGTATGACTCATAAACAGCTCTCTGTTTTCTGTGATATGTGATTTCAGCCGTTCAACCGGCCATTCAGCATACTCAAATACAAATTTTTCATCTGGACGACAATTCAGAATATCTTCATGTGGCCAATATTCAATTGACTTAGGAAAACCAATCGAAAGAGGGCCTAAATCCTCATCATGTACCACCCCAGTCAATTCATCCCATCGATAAGTTCTTCCTACTTCAAGCTGTGGCATCCGCATTTTCATCTCATACAAACTGGACTTCGAAAACATCTGCAACTTCTTCTGAAACAATTACCATCATAACATGCCATACCTTGAGTTTGTTTCATGTTGGCTGCTGCATTATAACACGTGCCCTTTCGAGTCAGATGCACACCGGATTAGCCAGACGTTTATTGAAGAATTAGTGAATTAAATTCGAATTATCATAGCTGGAAGTTTCGTTCCGGTGGGTGGAATCGCTTACGAGTTTCATCTGGATTCTAGAAGCACGATTCAATTCGCATGATTTCAGGTTTACGCTAACACCCGAAGGATGGGAAGTTTCACCTGAAGGGCAATGAAACCCTCTAACAATTTACCCCTGGGCCACGACGACATATGCTGGGCGCATTACTTTTTCGTGAATCAGGTAACCCTGCTGCAGCACCTGAATGACGGTATTCGGTGCGGCGTCGGCACTGGCTTCCGCCTTCACTGCTTCGTGGTAGTGGGGGTCAAATGCCTTGCCCAGGGCCTCAATGGGTGTAATGCCGTGCCGTTTCAGGACATCCTGTAACTGGGTCATCGTGGCGGTGATCCCCGCAACCAGCCCGGGATTATCCCCACTGTGCCTGGCGGCAGCAATCGCCCGTTCCAGATTATCCAGTGGGATCAGCAGATCGTTGGCAAACTTTTCGTGGGCAAACTTCAACTGATGCTGAATATCCTGGGCACTCCGCTTCATGACCTGCGTCATTTCGTTGTGGCGGTTCTGAAATTCGGCCAGTGCCTGCAGAAATTCGCCATTCTGCTTTTCCAGTTGATTGATCCGTTCCTGTAACTGGGCGACATTCCCAGGTTCAGGTGGGGTGTTGGTGGCCTCAGTGGTGTCTGCCCCACCGTCTTGCGGGTGGTTTGGCAGCGGTTCATCAGGATGATTCTCGTTCATAATCTACTTTGTTATCAACAACGGTCCATTCAATATTATTTTGCTTCTTCATCGTCCCCGGTAAAGAACGATTTCAGCTTTTCAAAAAAGCCTTTCCGGTGGGGCGAAACCTGTTTGTGTTCAATTTCTGCCAGTTCACGGAACAGTTCTTCCTGACGCTCGGTCAGGTTACTGGGTGTTTCGATACGAACCGTCACCCGCAGATCGCCCCGTGTGCTGGAATCGACCACCGCACCACGGCGTGAAATCTTCAGTTCTGGCATCCCATGGTTGCGAATCCGAAATTCCGTACCCGTTTGCGTGCCCGCAGGGATCGTCAGATCGGTGCTGCCATAGAGCGTTTTCAAGGTTATTGTAGTGCCCAGCGCTGCCTGACTGAAGGTAATCGGCAATTGCTTCAGGAACAGGTCGATCCCTTCCCGCTCGAACACCGGGTGGGGGGCAATCCGTACCACTGCTTCCAGGTCGCCTCGAGGCCCACCTGGCTCACCGGCATCACCTTCCCCACCAATCAGCAGGCGTAAACCGGTATCCGCACCGGCTGGCACGGTTACCGAAACGGTGCGTTCCTGCTGCACACGCCCCTGACCACGACAACTGCCGCACGGATTGGTGATGGTGCTGCCAGACCCGTTACAATTGGGGCAGGGCTGGCGGAATTCAAAAAAGCCCTGTCGCTGGACAACTTCGCCACGCCCACCGCATCGCATGCAGGAATGCTTTTTGCCGTCTTTGCTGCCAGTTCCCTTACAATCTTCGCAGTTTTCGTAACGGCGAATTTTGATTTCCTTCTTGATGCCTCGGGAGGCTTCCAGCAGATCGATATCGACAGGAACACGAATATCCGACCCACGCTGGGGGCCGGTCTGCCTGCGTCCGCCACCAGTGAAGGCACCGAACAGTTCGTTCACCAGATCGTTAAAGGCCGAACCACCACCTCCGAATCCGCCACCACCGTTCTGTAGTCCTTCGTGGCCGTACTGGTCGTAAATGGCACGTTTCTGGTCGTCGAGCAGCACCTCGCAGGCTTCCCCCACTTCCTTGAACATGGCTTCAGCCTGGGGATCGCCCACGTTGCGGTCGGGGTGGTATTTCCGCGCCAGCTTGCGGTAGGCCTTCTCGATCTCATCCGTACTTGCATTGCGGGCCAAACCCAGCACTTCGTAATAATCGCGTTTGGACATTCAATCTCACTCTAAGGGCATCGCCGCACCATCAAACAGCGAACTTTATGATTCTGTCACTATTCTGCTAGTGGAAAACAAATTATATTGTAGGAGATCGTTGCGTACAATTGCGATTAATGAACATTTGTTCATAAATGTTCGGCGATGCTGAAACTGTGGATCAAGAAATTGGTTCCGAGATCAAAATCTCGATTTGAATGTGCTCCAATGCGAAACCTTTACTTCCGGAATGGCTCGGGCACGGGTGGCAGCAAAGTTGCTGCCGGGCGATAAGGTGCCTGGGCTGCCGGTGAATTGGAACGTGCATCAAAGCCCACGGGTGCTGGTCGATAGCCCGTAGGTGGTGTGGGTAGTTCCGATCGATTCCACGATGCAGGTTCAATTCGCTGATTAGCACGTGGGGCAGGTGGTTCGCCAATCGAGCGAGGCCGTGTCCAGCCGATATCTTTGTCGTGTGGCCCAGGTGATGACAAGTGATCGCTGGAACCACGGACCAGTGGGATCGGGTCGAACAATGGTGCTGAAGGGGGCAGGCTGTCGTAAACACGTGTCACGCTGCTGCCTCCCACTTTACTGAAACCTTCCGGTGCTGTGCGTGGTCCTGAAGGTTGTTCACGTACCACTGCTGTGCCACGTGCGACATCTTTCAGGTGCTTGATCCAGGCACTTTCCAGGTCGGGCACATTGCGGAAACTGTAATATTTCTGGCAGGCATCATCCCAGTTTTCAGTCAGTCCGTATGCCACGAAGTTCAGAAAGGTCTGACGGTTACTTTGTTCCACCAGGAATTTGGTCACAGAATAGCCCTGGGCATACAACGTCATCATGTCGCGTGGATATTCCTTCATCGGGAACAATGCCCGCAACTGAATGCCTTTGCCACTATTCAGAATATCGCGGCACAAGCGGTCGTGTCGCGTACGTTCCAGTTCGTCTTCGGAATAAACAGAGCCACCTTCATCGGCCCAGCGTGGTACCGGCTGACGGAAATGATGGGCAAAGACAGTATGTGTAATTTCGTGGGGTAGTACACTATTTTTCAGTCGCTCTCGCTGGCCCTGGATTTCCATTTCCTGGTAAATCACGCGACCAAACGTAAACGATGTGACCCCGCTGGCACCTGCTGGGGTAATGATGACTTTTAATGGGCACGGCTGGGGCCAATCGGGCATTTCCTGACCCAGCCATTCCTGGGCTTTCACTTTACGGAAATGCTCCGCAAGTTGACCAAACTCTTCCGCATCCACCTGACGTGGCGCTTCCACGATAAAGTTCTTGGTGCGAAACGTCGCCGCCTGCAGATTCCCCATCGTGGAGAATGCTGCCAGCAGCACCATGATTACTGTTCGGATGGCCATCCCGGCTTCTCCCCTGCTGAAAGACAAAACCAATTTGTCTGTTACCCAATGGAAAGCTACACGCAAAACGCAGGCCATGCCGGTTTGGCAGTTGGGAAATAACAGGAAAAAACTCCCGAAAGTATTAATTTGCATGGGTTTACAATTTTTGTGGCATGCGCGAATTATGACGGCTGACGGCCAATCGCTGTAATTGTTACAACCGCTTTCTTTACAACGGTGGTAGTTATTACAACTGTCGACAAACCTGTCAAATTGCGTTGCTTGCCTATCTTTCCAGGTGCCTTGGCAAACCAAATCCTGGATGGTTCGCATTGGCCACCATGTCCCAGCATCACTTGGGAAATACTTACCGCAAGTATTCGACAGAAGTGCCTGCCGTGCTGCACCACCTTGTTTATGCTTCCGAAACATAATGGGCGATCTCCTTCCGATTATCCCGAATGTAGTAAACAGGCCCACGGTATTGTGGGGTACCAGCTGCATGTGGCGCGTACTTTCTGCCGTACTGGTCACCCGCGTGGGTGTTCGCCTGAGCTTCAATCTGGCCAATCCTGGCAAAGCCGGCATGTTCAAATACCGGGTTTACCTCTCCCATCGCGGCCAGTGTTTCAATCCAGGGAACTGGGCAGCGTTTGCAGGCTTCTTCAATCAGCCAGCGGCCCAGGCCTGCACCACGATACTGGGGATGCATCACTACGCGGGACAACACCCACAGAGAACGATTCATTTCCCGCAGTGCTTCCGAAGTGCGTGGGTGTTTCCAGCCGAAGAACATTGTTCGTAAACGTAACGATGCTGCCGGTGCCGCAAAGACAATCACCCCCACAGTTTTGTCGACATGCTTCAACACCTGCACGCTGCGGACAAAGGAAATGTTTCTGCTGCGATAATGCCACTGAGCGAAGGGATACCAATCCAGCATGGTGCCATCTTCAATGTGCAGTTCCGGGTGAAATGAAATCGGGCGTTGCAGATCCTGCGACAATCGCCGCACCTGAAGTGGCTGGTTTTCCTGGCAATGAATGTGAACCGTGGGCTGAAGATCCGGCAACAGATCATCATGGCTGGTTGCCAGCAGGATTGTCCTGGGATCGTGCTGCCAGCGTCGCCGCAATGTGTATGCCAGCACCTTCGCCGTAGTGCGGTCCAGTAATGCCGCAAACTCATCTGCCACGATCGGTCGTTGGTGTGATGCAGCCAATGCCAGGGCCAGGCGAAGCCGATATCGCTGTCCTTCCGAAAGTGCCTGGGCAGAACGCAACAATAGGCGAGATTCTGCAAGGCCACAGGATGCCAAAAGCGAAAATCGTTCTGCCAATGGCAATTCAAACAGATCGATCACGGCCTGCGGCCCAGGCGGAATCTGCGGTAACATTACACCGCCAAGGCGATTGCTCAGATCACGCAGGATGGAACTTTTCCCTGAGCCGGACGCACCAGTGATCAACACCAGGTCGTTGGGTTGCAACTGCAATTCATACTGGTGGCAAATGCGATGTGGCGTCGTTGTTGCCCTGATCCCAAATAACTGGCACACTGCACGCCCGGCTGGGGAAGGATGGATTGGTTGAAAAGGATACTCGATAGAAAGTAACATGAACATGCTCCTTGGAGTTTGTGATTAGAAAACGTGGCACGGGCATCCTGCCCGTGAAAGCACATGGGCAAGATGCGCATGCCACATACAAAATTGGCTCACAATAACTAACGAATGTTGGGTTGACGTTGCTTCTGTAGGAAATCAGTCCCCATAGCCAGGGCATCAACCAGATCATCGTGATTGCCCAGGGGATACTCAGTCATTTCGCCCAGCAATTCCTGCACATCGGGTGTGGCAAAACCAGCCACGGTGCCGTGCAGCAATACCTCGCCCCTTTGAATTGCCGCACTCAGCATCGCAATGCGACTCGTCTTGGAAACGTGGTGCACCACCGGGCGAATCTTCGAGCCAAACTGTTTGTTCAATCCAAGCAATTCGGTGAAACCACGAAAGGCACCATTGGCTTCCATCACAATCAGATCGGGCTGATACCGATCGTGATAACCCACAATGGTATCCAGCAGGTCGGGCGTATTCAGCCGAAAGGCTGCTGCGTGTGGACAGTAAATCGTTTGCTCTGCCTTGCCCAGCACCACAATGGCAGAACGATCTGCCTGGGCCGATGTGCTTAACGCGGGATCGATTGCCAGGATCAACTGATCGAAAGACGGTGCGTGCTGATAATACTTTACCCAGTGCGTGGGGATCAGCAGTTCTTCTTCCGAAACAAAGTTCAGTCGATAGCCACGTTCAAATGCTGCATTGCCAATCGCCTGGCGACGTTCTTCTAAAGCAGCAATCGACCAGCGTTCTGGCCACACTGGCTCCAGATGGGGTCCCACTGCACGGCGAAATAATGCAAAGCCGGGATTGGCAATCAACTGTGCGTTCAGATCGTCCCGATGCCACGGCGTACTGAGGCACCACAGGTTGCCTGCAGGTTCCAGCATATTCACCAGATTATTCTGAAAGACCTGCTTCACATGTTCGCGACTTGCTTTACTGGTCAGGCTTTTCACATCCACAATATCATCACACACCATCAGGTCTGCCCTGCTGCCGGTGGATGCATTATCGATCCCAAGTGCTGCCACGCTGGGGCCGATACCTGCTGCAGGGCGCTGCACTGAAAAGCGTTGTGTTGTCCATGGCTGGGCAGGCTGCAAGCCAGGAAATACCCACTTCAGAAGGGGATTGTTGCGAATGGCCGTGCGGATATAGTCAGCACGTTCGCGTGACAGTGCTTCGCTGGCACAAACAATCTTGACACGAAGCGATGGATTGCGGCCCAGTTCCCAAAGGATTCGCCCACAAATCTGCGTGCTTTTGCCATGATCACGTGGGAGTTGCACCAGAGCTTTGCTGTGCTGGCACAAAAACTGTTGCAGTTCACAATGGACCTGCCCCAGCTTCAGTGGCGTGCCATCGGTGTTTCGCCCACAAAAACTGATGAATGCTGCGGGATCACGTCGGGCCCGCACGATCGCCAGCAGTAATGGCTTCAGCATTGGTGGCGACAACTTGCACAGTGGGGAGGGCATTGATTGCTTGCTGGAGTTCATCGGCGTAATCCTTGATTAACTGAGCTAACAGTTCTTCCAGATTGACTGGCGTGGCCTGGGATAATTTTTCCTGATGTGTCCGCAGCAGCTCTCGTGCGGCCTGCACGCTGTACTGCGGTTGACTGAGATCCCGCATGTGGGTGCGCAGTACTTCGCGAGCTTCATTGACGGTTTCTTCGGTAATGTCCTGGCGAAGTTCGTGCAGTAGTTGCTGCCACAGATCGCGATAACGGTGCTGTGCCCACGTGCGGATCGTCGTGCTGCCAATTGACAATTCCTTGGCTATCTTTTCCCACGAATTGCCTGCCAGACGTAACTTCGCCGCCTGAGTAAGCATTTGAATCACTTGTTGATGTGTGAAACCCATGATGTGTTCCTTGAAAGTAAAGTGAAGAAAATGAGCAGTAACCTAACCTACTTTCCCCTCTCCTGCAAGGAGAGGGGTGGCGAAGCCGGGGTGAGGTTTTATTGCAGAAAAACAACCAAAACTTACAATCGCAACATAAACACTCGTTGATACGTGCGGGATGTGCCCTGGTGAACCTTCTCCACCCAGACCACAGCAAACTGATCGTCCGTGGTGCCACTGGGCAGGCGAACTTCGTCGCCATCGGCAAAGGTAATGTCGCCTTCATTCGCCGTGCGGGTGCAGCCATCGCGAATATCAACATCGCTGTTCAGCATCATCACGTGCGTCCAGCGTGGTTCACTGGCACTTCGCCTGCCACCTGCAAAATCTGCTGTCACCTGACAAGGCACGCTACTGGCAACAATTGTTCCCGAACCAAGTGGTCGAACGATATCGCACTGCAGGCCGAGGAATGCCCCAGGCAGCGGAATCGAAATCTCAGTGGGCATGGTGATTCTCCTTGAAGGTGGTGCCCAAAAAGTAACCGCACGCACAACTATTGCACATGCGTATATTAATATATCCATGTACTGTATATTTGTGCATAATTTTATGTTGAAAATGGCACGTACTGCGTGAAAACAGCTAACGCAAGTCATTTGAAAATAGGCATTTACGGAAAATGGCCAAAAATTGTGAAAATCAGCAAAATAACGATCAAACGAACATCAAACAAACTGCATAACCAACCTTTTCAGGGATATTGCAAAGTAAGATTTGATTTTTATCTGTGTCTACAGTACAATACTATCGGAGACTCGGCTTCGGGGAGAGCGAAAGCTGGCCACGAATTCTTTGTCTCTTTTTTTATGCTTTTCTTCCTGGCCCACATGGGTTTGGAACATAACAAATACCCCAAGTGGGGAACCGACCACTTTCATTGGATCCTTCACCACTGAACTGAAGTTGCTTTATCCATTGATCAAATTCAGATTGAATTTCTTCGCGAACTGGTTCATTCATTCCTTGGGAAGGCAACCGAAAGCACCAATTCACACAATAGATACACAGATCTGCAATTTGCACAGGATAGGACATATCCGAAGATACAAATAATGGAGTAGGTACAATCCATTGAGAGCGAAATCTCCCACTGGCAGTTTTAGAAAAATAGTTTTCAATCTGCCGGATGAATTTTTTGTCGAGAGATTTGTCTGTCCCATCCATCACAATAAGGCCATTTTGCTTTTTTGCCTCACAAAAATAAAAGTATCTTTCAAAAAGAAATACCTGATCTTTTCGCAGATAATCTTCGTTAGGAACGCTGGATTTTACAAAACCTCTTGGCGTCATGCTTGCAAATAACACCGCTTTTTGATCGCGAAGCAAATGGAAAATTCCTATCGCCATTTCAATACAGGCTTGCCCATATGCACAAAATTCAGTGCTCGTCGGATTTAACTTTTGAAGGCCTTTGGCTAAGAATGCTCTCGCATGTTTCTGACGTTCCTGGTCTGCCATCACAGAAGCTTGTTTAGCAAATCGGAAGCGCTTTCTATCCAAAAGTGTACTTCCTTTAATCTCCTTTTGAAACTCAAGCAAAGAACAACCAAAGGCAAATTGCTCCAGTTGCTTGACCGCTCGCGTTAACGACCAAAGTTTACTATCTTCAATCGCAATTCCGCCGCGCACTTCGTATGGCATCTGTTTGTGATCATGTCCGCTTTCATCTAAAAACAGCAACCAAGCCATGTGTTGTTCTCAAATAGCAAGAAAATCATGTATTCAGACGAGTTAAGCATGCATGATTTTATTCAACGTTAATTGGAAGATTGTAACGTTAACAAGTTGCGTTGAAATCAGTCAACGCAAGTCATTTGAAAATAAGTATTTACGGAAAATGGCCAAAAATTGTGAAAATCAGCAAAATAACGATCAAA
The Zavarzinella sp. DNA segment above includes these coding regions:
- the surE gene encoding 5'/3'-nucleotidase SurE, with translation MKILLTNDDGVYAPGLQALRKELQQLGEVVVCAPATEQSAAGHSVTLLWPLIVQEVKDDQGQPIGWAVEGRPADCMKLALCELLKEPPDLVVSGMNAGSNAGINVLYSGTVAAAVEAAFFRHTAIAVSQAYLDPKKVDFPQGAKYARQVVEQIIALKPEQGSLFNVNIPPPELGPPKGIQVTPQNYAPYQESFVRNVDPRGRLYYWLGADYACAEPHPGTDEAALKEAYITVTPLHFDLTNYQRLRDLASHTWETPQ
- a CDS encoding nucleotide exchange factor GrpE, whose translation is MNENHPDEPLPNHPQDGGADTTEATNTPPEPGNVAQLQERINQLEKQNGEFLQALAEFQNRHNEMTQVMKRSAQDIQHQLKFAHEKFANDLLIPLDNLERAIAAARHSGDNPGLVAGITATMTQLQDVLKRHGITPIEALGKAFDPHYHEAVKAEASADAAPNTVIQVLQQGYLIHEKVMRPAYVVVAQG
- a CDS encoding DUF3800 domain-containing protein — protein: MAWLLFLDESGHDHKQMPYEVRGGIAIEDSKLWSLTRAVKQLEQFAFGCSLLEFQKEIKGSTLLDRKRFRFAKQASVMADQERQKHARAFLAKGLQKLNPTSTEFCAYGQACIEMAIGIFHLLRDQKAVLFASMTPRGFVKSSVPNEDYLRKDQVFLFERYFYFCEAKKQNGLIVMDGTDKSLDKKFIRQIENYFSKTASGRFRSQWIVPTPLFVSSDMSYPVQIADLCIYCVNWCFRLPSQGMNEPVREEIQSEFDQWIKQLQFSGEGSNESGRFPTWGICYVPNPCGPGRKA
- the dnaJ gene encoding molecular chaperone DnaJ, with translation MSKRDYYEVLGLARNASTDEIEKAYRKLARKYHPDRNVGDPQAEAMFKEVGEACEVLLDDQKRAIYDQYGHEGLQNGGGGFGGGGSAFNDLVNELFGAFTGGGRRQTGPQRGSDIRVPVDIDLLEASRGIKKEIKIRRYENCEDCKGTGSKDGKKHSCMRCGGRGEVVQRQGFFEFRQPCPNCNGSGSTITNPCGSCRGQGRVQQERTVSVTVPAGADTGLRLLIGGEGDAGEPGGPRGDLEAVVRIAPHPVFEREGIDLFLKQLPITFSQAALGTTITLKTLYGSTDLTIPAGTQTGTEFRIRNHGMPELKISRRGAVVDSSTRGDLRVTVRIETPSNLTERQEELFRELAEIEHKQVSPHRKGFFEKLKSFFTGDDEEAK
- a CDS encoding HYExAFE family protein; this translates as MDRGNHYETAFEGYLRDRRLSYIAVDESRRTLMNDEGIKSVDFLVHSREGGRLLIDIKGRKFPYICNGTPRYTWHNWVNRRDISDLLRWQESFGEQYLALIVFMYWLGPMVDLPAPTPDLWHWKGARYLVRAVAVEDYAPVMSLRSEVWDTMHVSTEAFRDLVRPFSDFLVDRKALANSNMEQ
- a CDS encoding GNAT family N-acetyltransferase, which gives rise to MLLSIEYPFQPIHPSPAGRAVCQLFGIRATTTPHRICHQYELQLQPNDLVLITGASGSGKSSILRDLSNRLGGVMLPQIPPGPQAVIDLFELPLAERFSLLASCGLAESRLLLRSAQALSEGQRYRLRLALALAASHQRPIVADEFAALLDRTTAKVLAYTLRRRWQHDPRTILLATSHDDLLPDLQPTVHIHCQENQPLQVRRLSQDLQRPISFHPELHIEDGTMLDWYPFAQWHYRSRNISFVRSVQVLKHVDKTVGVIVFAAPAASLRLRTMFFGWKHPRTSEALREMNRSLWVLSRVVMHPQYRGAGLGRWLIEEACKRCPVPWIETLAAMGEVNPVFEHAGFARIGQIEAQANTHAGDQYGRKYAPHAAGTPQYRGPVYYIRDNRKEIAHYVSEA